The following proteins are co-located in the Larimichthys crocea isolate SSNF chromosome XXIV, L_crocea_2.0, whole genome shotgun sequence genome:
- the fosaa gene encoding proto-oncogene c-Fos: MAAAKCRNRRRELTDTLQAETDKLEEEKAALETEIANLLKEKERLEFILATHKPVCQMSEELESIFQEPTGSPDLSPSPDEDRLPEDGTQEAPSLQDMDIPSDPSTAISGNSNILLCASAEINICDLEPSLDIKEGLLENMLPSLEEKTPMETARSVPDIDLSSSLGVSDWETLYKSVSSDLEPLSTPVVTSTPTCSSYLSVFTFACPELDSLTEGLDSHKGGGGKAESVDILNSPTLLAL; this comes from the exons ATGGCTGCAGCAAAGTGTCGCAACAGACGGAGGGAACTCACGGACACGCTGCAAGCT gagacagacaagCTGGAAGAGGAAAAGGCAGCCCTGGAGACAGAAATAGCCAACCTCCTCAAAGAGAAAGAGCGGCTTGAATTCATCCTCGCCACCCATAAACCAGTGTGCCAGATGTCAGAAGAGTTGGAGTCTATTTTCCAGGAGCCCACAGGATCCCCAGACCTCTCGCCCAGTCCAGATGAGGACAGACTTCCAGAGGATGGCACCCAGGAAGCTCCCTCGCTCCAGGACATGGACATCCCCAGTGATCCGTCCACAGCCATCTCTGGGAACTCCAATATCTTGCTGTGTGCCAGCGCTGAAATCAACATCTGCGATCTTGAGCCCTCTCTGGACATTAAGGAGGGGCTACTGGAAAATATGTTACCCAGTTTGGAGGAGAAAACCCCCATGGAAACGGCCCGATCTGTGCCAGACATAGATCTGAGCAGTTCTCTTGGGGTTTCGGACTGGGAGACCCTGTACAAGTCTGTTTCCAGCGACCTGGAGCCTCTCAGCACTCCTGTGGTGACCTCCACTCCCACCTGCAGCAGctacctgtctgtgttcacATTTGCCTGTCCTGAGCTAGACTCTCTCACAGAGGGACTTGACAGCCATAAAGGTGGAGGGGGCAAAGCCGAATCAGTTGATATCCTCAACTCTCCAACTCTCTTAGCCTTATAA
- the jdp2a gene encoding jun dimerization protein 2, whose translation MQRFPLFKIYSRPSADQKKGHLLHLGSKSAVVTTESDTMPGQIPDPSVTAGSLPSLGPLAGISATTLTDKLKFGDFQEFGTMLSPLHFLDSLGKRPLVIKTERDEEEERRKRRREKNKVAAARCRNKKKERTDYLQKESERLEMLNSDLKAQIEELKLERQQLILMLNRHRPTCIVRTDSVKTPESEVNPLLQQLEAK comes from the exons ATGCAACGATTTCCACTTTTTAAAATCTACTCTCGACCCTCGGCTGACCAGAAGAAAGGACATTTGTTGCACCTGGGATCAAAGTCAG CTGTGGTCACGACCGAGTCTGACACGATGCCAGGACAAATCCCAGATCCCTCTGTGACAGCAGGCTCCCTGCCCAGCCTGGGCCCACTGGCTGGGATCTCAGCCACCACGCTGACTGACAAGCTCAAATTTGGTGACTTCCAGGAGTTTGGTACAATGCTGTCACCTCTGCACTTCCTGGACAGTCTGGGGAAGAGGCCCCTAGTCATCAAGACAGAG agagatgaagaggaagagaggaggaaaagaaggcgagagaaaaacaaagtggcTGCAGCTCGATGtcgaaacaaaaagaaagagaggacagaTTATCTACAAAAG GAATCAGAGAGACTAGAGATGTTAAACTCTGACCTTAAAGCCCAGATTGAGGAACTGAAGCTGGAGCGACAGCAGCTGATCCTCATGCTTAACCGCCATCGCCCGACGTGTATTGTCAGGACAGATAGTGTCAAAACTCCAGAGAGCGAGGTGAACcccctgctgcagcagctggaggccAAGTGA
- the flvcr2a gene encoding choline/ethanolamine transporter flvcr2a isoform X3 translates to MGDNTRISEDTKDDGQHLGADRPTAMNQIECSSIPNGDSISAATTRLYKKRWVIVFLFCSYSLSNAYQWIQFGIISNIMMKFYTVDALAIDWLSIVYMITYIPFIFPVTWLLDKKGLRVMALLANALNCAGTWIKVASARPDLFWVAMLGQFASSLSQVFILGMPSQLASVWFGADEVSTACSIGVFGNQMGIAIGFLIPPILVPNVDDINELAHHIRVMFYISAGVATVIFILVIIMFQERPEIPPSQAQAQARSIPPDQYSYTASILRLLCNKPFMLLMVSYGLNVGCFYAVSTLLNRMIIEHYPGEEVNAGRIGLTIIIAGMVGSLICGIWLDKTKTYKQTTLFVYLLTLIGMLVYAFTLNLGHLWVVFVTAGVLGFFMTGYLPLGFEFAVELTYPESEGTSSGLLNCSAQIFGIIFTISQGKIIDKWGTLAGNIFLSIFLLIGTVMTGFIKSDLRRQKANLQAEVQSLSPTGSLSSVQDYGATASNGSRQQQS, encoded by the exons ATGGGAGATAATACGCGGATCTCAGAGGACACTAAAGATGATGGTCAACATTTGGGAGCGGACCGTCCGACTGCCATGAATCAGATTGAATGCAGCAGTATCCCGAACGGTGACAGCATCTCTGCGGCCACTACGCGTTTGTACAAGAAGCGATGGGTGATCGTGTTTCTGTTCTGCTCGTACTCCCTGAGCAACGCATACCAATGGATCCAGTTTGGGATCATCAGCAACATAATGATGAAGTTTTACACCGTGGATGCGTTGGCCATAGACTGGCTATCTATTGTTTATATGATCACATACATCCCCTTCATCTTCCCGGTCACCTGGCTCCTGGATAAGAAAGGACTGCGAGTCATGGCGCTGCTGGCCAACGCGCTAAATTGCGCGGGGACATGGATCAAGGTGGCCAGTGCCAGACCCGACCTGTTCTGGGTGGCTATGCTCGGACAGTTTGCAAGTTCACTTTCTCAGGTCTTCATCCTCGGGATGCCTTCACAGCTGGCGTCGGTGTGGTTCGGTGCGGATGAGGTTTCCACCGCCTGTTCCATTGGAGTTTTTGGGAATCAG ATGGGAATTGCCATTGGGTTCCTGATCCCACCCATCCTTGTGCCGAATGTGGACGATATAAATGAGCTGGCGCACCACATCAGAGTCATGTTCTACATCAGCGCAGGAGTGGCCACCGTCATCTTTATCCTCGTGATCATCA tgtttcaggaGAGACCAGAGATCCCTCCCAGCCAGGCCCAGGCTCAGGCTAGGAGCATCCCCCCCGATCAGTACTCATACACGGCTTCTATCTTGAGGCTGCTGTGCAACAAGCCCTTCATGCTCCTGATGGTTAGCTATG GGCTGAACGTTGGCTGCTTCTACGCTGTTTCCACATTATTGAATCGGATGATCATTGAACACTATCCT GGTGAAGAGGTCAATGCTGGGAGAATCGGTCTAACTATTATCATTGCTGGCATGGTTGGGTCGCTGATATGTGGCATTTGGCTGGACAAGACCAAAACCTACAA ACAAACCACCTTGTTTGTATATCTCCTCACTCTGATCGGGATGCTTGTCTATGCCTTCACCCTAAACTtgggtcacctgtgggtcgtgtTTGTCACAGCTGGAGTTTTAGG CTTCTTCATGACAGGATATCTCCCTCTGGGGTTTGAGTTTGCGGTTGAACTCACCTATCCAGAATCAGAGGGAACCTCATCTGGACTGCTTAACTGTTCAGCTCAG atctTTGGAATCATCTTCACCATCTCCCAAGGGAAGATTATTGATAAATGGGGCACTTTGGCAGGAAACATCTTCCTGAGTATCTTCCTGCTAATAGGAACAGTGATGACGG GATTCATCAAGTCTGATCTCCGACGACAGAAAGCCAACCTGCAGGCTGAGGTGCAGTCATTGAGC CCTACAGGCTCCCTGTCATCGGTGCAGGACTACGGGGCCACAGCGTCCAACGGCTCTCGGCAACAGCAGTCTTGA
- the flvcr2a gene encoding choline/ethanolamine transporter flvcr2a isoform X4 — translation MVKYTRISENTKDDGQHLGADCPAAVCQKECSCILNGDSISVDTTRLYKKRWMIAFLFCLYSLINSYQWIHLSIISNIMIRFYNVDALAADWLSIIYMLTYIPFIFPVSWILEKKGLRVTALLANALNCAGTWIKVASARPDLFWVVMLGQFSCSLSMVFTLGTPSQLASVWFGADEVSTACSIGVFGSQMGIAIGFLIPPILVPNVDDINELAHHIRVMFYISAGVATVIFILVIIMFQERPEIPPSQAQAQARSIPPDQYSYTASILRLLCNKPFMLLMVSYGLNVGCFYAVSTLLNRMIIEHYPGEEVNAGRIGLTIIIAGMVGSLICGIWLDKTKTYKQTTLFVYLLTLIGMLVYAFTLNLGHLWVVFVTAGVLGFFMTGYLPLGFEFAVELTYPESEGTSSGLLNCSAQIFGIIFTISQGKIIDKWGTLAGNIFLSIFLLIGTVMTGFIKSDLRRQKANLQAEVQSLSPTGSLSSVQDYGATASNGSRQQQS, via the exons ATGGTAAAATATACGCGGATCTCAGAGAATACTAAGGATGATGGTCAACATTTGGGAGCAGATTGTCCAGCTGCGGTGTGCCAAAAAGAATGCAGCTGCATCCTGAACGGTGACAGCATCTCTGTGGACACTACGCGTTTATACAAGAAGCGATGGATGATCGCGTTTCTGTTCTGCTTGTACTCCCTGATCAACTCATACCAATGGATCCACTTAAGCATCATCAGCAACATAATGATCAGGTTTTACAATGTGGATGCGTTGGCCGCAGACTGGCTGTCTATTATTTATATGCTCACATACATCCCCTTCATCTTCCCGGTCAGTTGGATCCTGGAAAAGAAAGGACTGCGAGTCACAGCGCTGCTGGCCAACGCGCTAAACTGCGCCGGGACATGGATCAAGGTGGCCAGTGCCAGACCCGACCTGTTCTGGGTGGTTATGCTCGGACAGTTTTCATGTTCACTTTCAATGGTCTTCACCCTCGGGACACCCTCTCAACTGGCGTCAGTCTGGTTCGGTGCGGATGAGGTTTCCACCGCCTGTTCCATTGGAGTTTTTGGGAGTCAG ATGGGAATTGCCATTGGGTTCCTGATCCCACCCATCCTTGTGCCGAATGTGGACGATATAAATGAGCTGGCGCACCACATCAGAGTCATGTTCTACATCAGCGCAGGAGTGGCCACCGTCATCTTTATCCTCGTGATCATCA tgtttcaggaGAGACCAGAGATCCCTCCCAGCCAGGCCCAGGCTCAGGCTAGGAGCATCCCCCCCGATCAGTACTCATACACGGCTTCTATCTTGAGGCTGCTGTGCAACAAGCCCTTCATGCTCCTGATGGTTAGCTATG GGCTGAACGTTGGCTGCTTCTACGCTGTTTCCACATTATTGAATCGGATGATCATTGAACACTATCCT GGTGAAGAGGTCAATGCTGGGAGAATCGGTCTAACTATTATCATTGCTGGCATGGTTGGGTCGCTGATATGTGGCATTTGGCTGGACAAGACCAAAACCTACAA ACAAACCACCTTGTTTGTATATCTCCTCACTCTGATCGGGATGCTTGTCTATGCCTTCACCCTAAACTtgggtcacctgtgggtcgtgtTTGTCACAGCTGGAGTTTTAGG CTTCTTCATGACAGGATATCTCCCTCTGGGGTTTGAGTTTGCGGTTGAACTCACCTATCCAGAATCAGAGGGAACCTCATCTGGACTGCTTAACTGTTCAGCTCAG atctTTGGAATCATCTTCACCATCTCCCAAGGGAAGATTATTGATAAATGGGGCACTTTGGCAGGAAACATCTTCCTGAGTATCTTCCTGCTAATAGGAACAGTGATGACGG GATTCATCAAGTCTGATCTCCGACGACAGAAAGCCAACCTGCAGGCTGAGGTGCAGTCATTGAGC CCTACAGGCTCCCTGTCATCGGTGCAGGACTACGGGGCCACAGCGTCCAACGGCTCTCGGCAACAGCAGTCTTGA
- the flvcr2a gene encoding choline/ethanolamine transporter flvcr2a isoform X1 has product MSVQDEWMDCLGEVRGEDWTPIRKERTSFGEYNHQLLLGDGEDTLETSVLDTAQLFPLMETKLYKRRWVMLFIFSVYSMSNAFMWLQYSIISNIFMRFYEIDSLAIDWLSMIYFLTYIPFILPVMWLIDNRGMRDVVVVGSAFNCIGAWIKTSTADPHMFAMTFFGQFVCSVATVYILGIPSRLASLWFGQQEVSTACSIGVLGNQMGIAIGFLIPPILVPNVDDINELAHHIRVMFYISAGVATVIFILVIIMFQERPEIPPSQAQAQARSIPPDQYSYTASILRLLCNKPFMLLMVSYGLNVGCFYAVSTLLNRMIIEHYPGEEVNAGRIGLTIIIAGMVGSLICGIWLDKTKTYKQTTLFVYLLTLIGMLVYAFTLNLGHLWVVFVTAGVLGFFMTGYLPLGFEFAVELTYPESEGTSSGLLNCSAQIFGIIFTISQGKIIDKWGTLAGNIFLSIFLLIGTVMTGFIKSDLRRQKANLQAEVQSLSPTGSLSSVQDYGATASNGSRQQQS; this is encoded by the exons ATGAGTGTTcaggatgaatggatggactGCCTTGGCGAGGTCAGAGGAGAAGATTGGACTCCAATTAGAAAAGAGAGAACCAGTTTTGGAGAATACAACCACCAGCTGCTTTTGGGAGATGGCGAGGACACGCTGGAGACTTCAGTCCTAGACACGGCACAGCTCTTTCCATTGATGGAGACCAAGCTGTACAAGCGGAGATGGGTCATGCTATTCATCTTCAGCGTTTACTCCATGAGTAACGCCTTCATGTGGCTGCAGTACAGCATCATAAGCAACATCTTCATGCGTTTCTACGAAATTGACAGCCTGGCAATTGACTGGCTCTCCATGATCTATTTCCTCACCTACATCCCCTTCATCCTGCCTGTCATGTGGCTGATTGACAACCGAGGCATGAGGGACGTTGTAGTGGTGGGCTCAGCCTTCAACTGCATCGGGGCCTGGATCAAGACAAGCACGGCCGACCCCCACATGTTTGCCATGACCTTTTTCGGCcagtttgtgtgttcagtggcCACCGTTTATATCCTGGGCATCCCATCCAGACTTGCGTCCCTATGGTTTGGGCAGCAGGAGGTGTCCACTGCCTGTTCTATTGGCGTTCTAGGAAACCAG ATGGGAATTGCCATTGGGTTCCTGATCCCACCCATCCTTGTGCCGAATGTGGACGATATAAATGAGCTGGCGCACCACATCAGAGTCATGTTCTACATCAGCGCAGGAGTGGCCACCGTCATCTTTATCCTCGTGATCATCA tgtttcaggaGAGACCAGAGATCCCTCCCAGCCAGGCCCAGGCTCAGGCTAGGAGCATCCCCCCCGATCAGTACTCATACACGGCTTCTATCTTGAGGCTGCTGTGCAACAAGCCCTTCATGCTCCTGATGGTTAGCTATG GGCTGAACGTTGGCTGCTTCTACGCTGTTTCCACATTATTGAATCGGATGATCATTGAACACTATCCT GGTGAAGAGGTCAATGCTGGGAGAATCGGTCTAACTATTATCATTGCTGGCATGGTTGGGTCGCTGATATGTGGCATTTGGCTGGACAAGACCAAAACCTACAA ACAAACCACCTTGTTTGTATATCTCCTCACTCTGATCGGGATGCTTGTCTATGCCTTCACCCTAAACTtgggtcacctgtgggtcgtgtTTGTCACAGCTGGAGTTTTAGG CTTCTTCATGACAGGATATCTCCCTCTGGGGTTTGAGTTTGCGGTTGAACTCACCTATCCAGAATCAGAGGGAACCTCATCTGGACTGCTTAACTGTTCAGCTCAG atctTTGGAATCATCTTCACCATCTCCCAAGGGAAGATTATTGATAAATGGGGCACTTTGGCAGGAAACATCTTCCTGAGTATCTTCCTGCTAATAGGAACAGTGATGACGG GATTCATCAAGTCTGATCTCCGACGACAGAAAGCCAACCTGCAGGCTGAGGTGCAGTCATTGAGC CCTACAGGCTCCCTGTCATCGGTGCAGGACTACGGGGCCACAGCGTCCAACGGCTCTCGGCAACAGCAGTCTTGA
- the flvcr2a gene encoding choline/ethanolamine transporter flvcr2a isoform X2, whose amino-acid sequence MSVQDEWMDCLGEVRGEDWTPIRKERTSFGEYNHQLLLGDGEDTLETSVLDTAQLFPLMETKLYKRRWVMLFIFSVYSMSNAFMWLQYSIISNIFMRFYEIDSLAIDWLSMIYFLTYIPFILPVMWLIDNRGMRDVVVVGSAFNCIGAWIKTSTADPHMFAMTFFGQFVCSVATVYILGIPSRLASLWFGQQEVSTACSIGVLGNQMGIAIGFLIPPILVPNVDDINELAHHIRVMFYISAGVATVIFILVIIMFQERPEIPPSQAQAQARSIPPDQYSYTASILRLLCNKPFMLLMVSYGLNVGCFYAVSTLLNRMIIEHYPGEEVNAGRIGLTIIIAGMVGSLICGIWLDKTKTYKQTTLFVYLLTLIGMLVYAFTLNLGHLWVVFVTAGVLGFFMTGYLPLGFEFAVELTYPESEGTSSGLLNCSAQIFGIIFTISQGKIIDKWGTLAGNIFLSIFLLIGTVMTGFIKSDLRRQKANLQAEVQSLSKERNLEGGASPPESLKN is encoded by the exons ATGAGTGTTcaggatgaatggatggactGCCTTGGCGAGGTCAGAGGAGAAGATTGGACTCCAATTAGAAAAGAGAGAACCAGTTTTGGAGAATACAACCACCAGCTGCTTTTGGGAGATGGCGAGGACACGCTGGAGACTTCAGTCCTAGACACGGCACAGCTCTTTCCATTGATGGAGACCAAGCTGTACAAGCGGAGATGGGTCATGCTATTCATCTTCAGCGTTTACTCCATGAGTAACGCCTTCATGTGGCTGCAGTACAGCATCATAAGCAACATCTTCATGCGTTTCTACGAAATTGACAGCCTGGCAATTGACTGGCTCTCCATGATCTATTTCCTCACCTACATCCCCTTCATCCTGCCTGTCATGTGGCTGATTGACAACCGAGGCATGAGGGACGTTGTAGTGGTGGGCTCAGCCTTCAACTGCATCGGGGCCTGGATCAAGACAAGCACGGCCGACCCCCACATGTTTGCCATGACCTTTTTCGGCcagtttgtgtgttcagtggcCACCGTTTATATCCTGGGCATCCCATCCAGACTTGCGTCCCTATGGTTTGGGCAGCAGGAGGTGTCCACTGCCTGTTCTATTGGCGTTCTAGGAAACCAG ATGGGAATTGCCATTGGGTTCCTGATCCCACCCATCCTTGTGCCGAATGTGGACGATATAAATGAGCTGGCGCACCACATCAGAGTCATGTTCTACATCAGCGCAGGAGTGGCCACCGTCATCTTTATCCTCGTGATCATCA tgtttcaggaGAGACCAGAGATCCCTCCCAGCCAGGCCCAGGCTCAGGCTAGGAGCATCCCCCCCGATCAGTACTCATACACGGCTTCTATCTTGAGGCTGCTGTGCAACAAGCCCTTCATGCTCCTGATGGTTAGCTATG GGCTGAACGTTGGCTGCTTCTACGCTGTTTCCACATTATTGAATCGGATGATCATTGAACACTATCCT GGTGAAGAGGTCAATGCTGGGAGAATCGGTCTAACTATTATCATTGCTGGCATGGTTGGGTCGCTGATATGTGGCATTTGGCTGGACAAGACCAAAACCTACAA ACAAACCACCTTGTTTGTATATCTCCTCACTCTGATCGGGATGCTTGTCTATGCCTTCACCCTAAACTtgggtcacctgtgggtcgtgtTTGTCACAGCTGGAGTTTTAGG CTTCTTCATGACAGGATATCTCCCTCTGGGGTTTGAGTTTGCGGTTGAACTCACCTATCCAGAATCAGAGGGAACCTCATCTGGACTGCTTAACTGTTCAGCTCAG atctTTGGAATCATCTTCACCATCTCCCAAGGGAAGATTATTGATAAATGGGGCACTTTGGCAGGAAACATCTTCCTGAGTATCTTCCTGCTAATAGGAACAGTGATGACGG GATTCATCAAGTCTGATCTCCGACGACAGAAAGCCAACCTGCAGGCTGAGGTGCAGTCATTGAGC aaagaaagaaacctcGAAGGAGGCGCCTCTCCACCTGAAAGCCTGAAAAACTGA